A single genomic interval of Aedes aegypti strain LVP_AGWG chromosome 1, AaegL5.0 Primary Assembly, whole genome shotgun sequence harbors:
- the LOC5565932 gene encoding endoplasmic reticulum aminopeptidase 2 isoform X1, with the protein MKRRNDYKVAMAESMELEPLGGMDKPSDTKRNGINKYGGDSTSGRPGREGVAVCSQKRALCVTAIVLGTLLATALVIAYAGPQSVCPCAGKIPPGFVVEGYNSSEPFQPIATNGQPFPWLLPTLPNNVRPNRYMLTIHPNLTTLDVKGQVTVEFYVEKETNFIVLHAQDLNITEKALVGPKGYALKILRILEYPPRQQLYIELRDKLRKKTNFTLSIRWYSKMITEPDGFFVDVFEPEPDVKKILAATVLKPGSARKAFPCFDEPHLRASFRISLFRDRFHIGLSNSIVQDTDDVGFYMGTGLLRDDFAETPPLPPNMISWVISSFKRQLLDPSPIYQTVNITKDTHKPLLEPTKPPPKLTKAEKKPFRNLTAVLLSKNLFKLTNNQPPSTAKPSAANESSSDGTVAAHAIQGNHTNGNGTETNHTIASDALEIKTAPAYSFYAPQPYVDKGSFVLHTSRDILEYLQQWLGVAYPLSKLDFIVLPTLNDDLTSSLGLIVLRMSFLNSPEEVSTKDYHMSVVKISEGIIKQYFGGLISPKTWKHVWLWEGIIKYLSRFILTPIRPLWPMNELFLIETTTRALDIDALQGWESISHGTSDTGDNEDFYIDKSATMLSMLQSAIGEANFRQCLGKFIKAFKFMTAEPTDLWSICARQVNSSKNVKEMMNYWTNLAGFPLVNVSREGDELHITQVPFAPAEFLAIHDDPNAEENDSLSTTTTTTTTVAPPTAKDSKRRTRWTFPISYVTSNSEQLPKTIWFNSTETKISLDHSPKWIKLNHDQTGYYRVLYDEDNWIKLVAQLQINHHIFNTQDRVGIVSDIFTLCHANLLRCDYAMDLISYFPKEQDWGPVLVGLKHLEKWRKILKYSECYLVLAEYIRQNLAKSIQELTWNDTGKEELKLLRPTVLLSAVLWEEPDAIRNAKELMNDQANIPPNLRSVAYVGSVLSGEIRYWQDCWALYNALRREKDVGSEERMELLRALGVTKDAWLQNRLLSHVITLPVTEIVQVLQAIAGTPTGGAMACRFLQAKWLDFQSKLGKGSVNFARVISAITQYGSTKFDYDELKSLVERFGDGPGMKILNMTLSMVAANVEWVSRSQSSIYSWIETKYSEK; encoded by the exons gTGGCGATAGTACCAGCGGTCGTCCAGGACGGGAAGGCGTTGCTGTTTGTTCACAGAAGCGAGCACTATGCGTGACGGCCATTGTACTGGGCACCCTGCTTG CCACCGCCCTGGTGATAGCCTACGCCGGGCCCCAAAGCGTGTGCCCCTGTGCCGGCAAGATCCCACCCGGGTTCGTCGTGGAGGGATACAACAGCTCGGAACCCTTCCAGCCGATTGCCACCAATGGGCAACCGTTTCCCTGGCTGCTGCCAACACTGCCGAACAACGTCCGGCCCAATCGGTACATGCTGACGATCCACCCGAATCTAACGACGTTGGATGTTAAGG GTCAAGTTACGGTTGAGTTCTACGTCGAGAAGGAGACCAATTTCATCGTGCTTCACGCGCAAGATCTGAACATCACGGAAAAG GCTTTGGTGGGACCAAAAGGATATGCGCTGAAGATCTTACGAATACTGGAGTATCCACCGAGGCAGCAGTTGTACATAGAGCTGAGGGATAAGCTTCGTAAGAAGACCAATTTTACCCTGAGCATTCGGTGGTATTCGAAGATGATCACCGAACCGGATGGATTCTTTGTAGATGTCTTTGAACCAGAACCGGACGTTAAGAA GATACTGGCAGCGACTGTACTGAAGCCAGGAAGCGCCCGCAAAGCATTCCCTTGCTTCGATGAGCCTCATCTAAGAGCGTCGTTCAGGATATCCCTGTTCCGTGATCGATTCCACATAGGACTGTCGAACTCGATCGTGCAGGATACGGATGACGTTGGATTCTACATGGGAACGGGATTG CTACGTGACGACTTTGCCGAGACGCCACCTCTTCCACCGAACATGATCTCGTGGGTAATCAGCAGCTTCAAGCGTCAACTGCTGGACCCATCGCCCATCTACCAAACGGTCAACATCACCAAAGACACTCACAAACCGCTACTGGAACCGACGAAGCCGCCACCAAAACTGACAAAGGCGGAAAAGAAGCCATTCCGCAACCTAACTGCCGTCCTACTGTCGAAGAACCTCTTCAAACTGACGAACAATCAACCACCTAGCACCGCAAAGCCGTCTGCCGCGAACGAATCCAGTAGCGACGGAACCGTTGCCGCTCATGCAATTCAGGGAAATCATACCAACGGCAACGGTACCGAAACCAATCATACCATAGCCAGTGACGCATTAGAAATCAAAACGGCACCGGCTTACTCATTCTACGCTCCGCAGCCTTACGTTGACAAAGGCAGCTTCGTACTGCACACATCCAGGGACATCCTGGAATATCTGCAGCAATGGTTGGGAGTAGCGTATCCACTGTCAAAGCTAGACTTCATCGTGCTACCGACTCTCAACGATGACCTGACAAGCTCTCTGGGGTTGATTGTACTCCGGATGTCATTTCTGAACTCACCCGAAGAGGTATCCACCAAAGACTACCACATGTCTGTGGTGAAGATATCGGAAGGAATCATAAAGCAATATTTTGGAGGACTTATTTCTCCGAAAACTTGGAAACATGTCTGGCTATGGGAGGGCATCATCAAGTATCTAAGCAGGTTCATCCTGACACCAATCCGACCACTTTGGCCAATGAACGAGTTGTTCTTGATCGAGACCACTACGCGAGCTCTCGATATTGACGCCCTGCAAGGTTGGGAGAGTATCAGCCACGGAACATCCGACACCGGAGATAACGAAGACTTCTACATAGACAAATCGGCAACGATGCTGTCCATGTTACAATCGGCCATCGGAGAAGCGAACTTCCGGCAGTGTTTGGGCAAGTTCATCAAGGCATTCAAGTTCATGACGGCGGAACCCACGGACCTGTGGTCGATTTGTGCACGGCAGGTCAACAGTAGCAAAAACGTCAAGGAGATGATGAACTACTGGACTAACTTGGCGGGATTCCCGTTGGTGAACGTTAGCCGAGAGGGCGACGAACTTCACATCACTCAAGTTCCGTTTGCACCCGCCGAATTTTTGGCCATCCACGACGATCCGAACGCCGAAGAAAACGATTCACTGTCCACTACGACAACGACTACGACGACGGTAGCTCCGCCCACTGCCAAGGACAGCAAGAGACGTACGCGGTGGACCTTCCCCATAAGCTACGTGACCAGCAACAGCGAACAACTGCCAAAAACGATTTGGTTCAATTCAACTGAAA CCAAAATTTCACTCGATCACTCGCCGAAATGGATAAAGCTGAATCACGATCAAACGGGTTATTACCGGGTGCTCTACGATGAGGACAATTGGATCAAGTTGGTCGCACAGCTCCAAATCAATCATCACATCTTCAACACGCAG GATCGCGTCGGAATAGTCTCGGACATCTTCACCCTGTGCCACGCGAACCTTCTCCGGTGCGATTACGCGATGGATTTGATATCGTACTTCCCGAAGGAGCAGGACTGGGGCCCGGTCCTAGTCGGGCTTAAGCACCTAGAGAAATGGCGCAAGATTCTCAAGTACTCCGAGTGCTATCTGGTCCTGGCAGAGTACATCCGGCAGAATCTCGCCAAATCGATCCAGGAACTGACCTGGAACGACACCGGCAAAGAAGAGCTGAAGCTTCTGCGGCCGACGGTGCTGCTGAGCGCTGTACTCTGGGAGGAACCGGACGCGATCCGGAACGCCAAAGAGTTGATGAACGATCAAGCCAATATCCCGCCGAATTTGCGATCGGTGGCCTATGTAGGGTCGGTTCTTTCCGGGGAGATCCGCTACTGGCAGGACTGCTGGGCGCTGTACAATGCGCTTCGTCGAGAGAAGGACGTCGGTTCGGAAGAGCGAATGGAACTTCTGCGAGCGCTGGGCGTCACGAAGGATGCCTGGCTGCAGAACCGCCTGCTGTCGCACGTGATAACGCTCCCTGTGACGGAGATTGTCCAGGTGCTGCAGGCGATCGCCGGTACTCCCACCGGAGGAGCGATGGCCTGTCGGTTCCTGCAGGCCAAGTGGCTCGATTTCCAGTCGAAACTGGGCAAGGGCAGCGTCAACTTTGCCCGGGTGATATCGGCCATCACGCAGTACGGTTCGACCAAGTTCGACTATGATGAG CTGAAATCCCTGGTGGAACGCTTCGGTGACGGACCGGGCATGAAGATCCTCAAcatgaccctcagcatggtggCGGCCAACGTCGAGTGGGTCAGCCGTTCGCAGTCGTCCATCTACAGCTGGATCGAAACCAAATACTCGGAGAAGTAA
- the LOC5565932 gene encoding endoplasmic reticulum aminopeptidase 2 isoform X2 yields the protein MTEPDSDDVAFLTGGDSTSGRPGREGVAVCSQKRALCVTAIVLGTLLATALVIAYAGPQSVCPCAGKIPPGFVVEGYNSSEPFQPIATNGQPFPWLLPTLPNNVRPNRYMLTIHPNLTTLDVKGQVTVEFYVEKETNFIVLHAQDLNITEKALVGPKGYALKILRILEYPPRQQLYIELRDKLRKKTNFTLSIRWYSKMITEPDGFFVDVFEPEPDVKKILAATVLKPGSARKAFPCFDEPHLRASFRISLFRDRFHIGLSNSIVQDTDDVGFYMGTGLLRDDFAETPPLPPNMISWVISSFKRQLLDPSPIYQTVNITKDTHKPLLEPTKPPPKLTKAEKKPFRNLTAVLLSKNLFKLTNNQPPSTAKPSAANESSSDGTVAAHAIQGNHTNGNGTETNHTIASDALEIKTAPAYSFYAPQPYVDKGSFVLHTSRDILEYLQQWLGVAYPLSKLDFIVLPTLNDDLTSSLGLIVLRMSFLNSPEEVSTKDYHMSVVKISEGIIKQYFGGLISPKTWKHVWLWEGIIKYLSRFILTPIRPLWPMNELFLIETTTRALDIDALQGWESISHGTSDTGDNEDFYIDKSATMLSMLQSAIGEANFRQCLGKFIKAFKFMTAEPTDLWSICARQVNSSKNVKEMMNYWTNLAGFPLVNVSREGDELHITQVPFAPAEFLAIHDDPNAEENDSLSTTTTTTTTVAPPTAKDSKRRTRWTFPISYVTSNSEQLPKTIWFNSTETKISLDHSPKWIKLNHDQTGYYRVLYDEDNWIKLVAQLQINHHIFNTQDRVGIVSDIFTLCHANLLRCDYAMDLISYFPKEQDWGPVLVGLKHLEKWRKILKYSECYLVLAEYIRQNLAKSIQELTWNDTGKEELKLLRPTVLLSAVLWEEPDAIRNAKELMNDQANIPPNLRSVAYVGSVLSGEIRYWQDCWALYNALRREKDVGSEERMELLRALGVTKDAWLQNRLLSHVITLPVTEIVQVLQAIAGTPTGGAMACRFLQAKWLDFQSKLGKGSVNFARVISAITQYGSTKFDYDELKSLVERFGDGPGMKILNMTLSMVAANVEWVSRSQSSIYSWIETKYSEK from the exons gTGGCGATAGTACCAGCGGTCGTCCAGGACGGGAAGGCGTTGCTGTTTGTTCACAGAAGCGAGCACTATGCGTGACGGCCATTGTACTGGGCACCCTGCTTG CCACCGCCCTGGTGATAGCCTACGCCGGGCCCCAAAGCGTGTGCCCCTGTGCCGGCAAGATCCCACCCGGGTTCGTCGTGGAGGGATACAACAGCTCGGAACCCTTCCAGCCGATTGCCACCAATGGGCAACCGTTTCCCTGGCTGCTGCCAACACTGCCGAACAACGTCCGGCCCAATCGGTACATGCTGACGATCCACCCGAATCTAACGACGTTGGATGTTAAGG GTCAAGTTACGGTTGAGTTCTACGTCGAGAAGGAGACCAATTTCATCGTGCTTCACGCGCAAGATCTGAACATCACGGAAAAG GCTTTGGTGGGACCAAAAGGATATGCGCTGAAGATCTTACGAATACTGGAGTATCCACCGAGGCAGCAGTTGTACATAGAGCTGAGGGATAAGCTTCGTAAGAAGACCAATTTTACCCTGAGCATTCGGTGGTATTCGAAGATGATCACCGAACCGGATGGATTCTTTGTAGATGTCTTTGAACCAGAACCGGACGTTAAGAA GATACTGGCAGCGACTGTACTGAAGCCAGGAAGCGCCCGCAAAGCATTCCCTTGCTTCGATGAGCCTCATCTAAGAGCGTCGTTCAGGATATCCCTGTTCCGTGATCGATTCCACATAGGACTGTCGAACTCGATCGTGCAGGATACGGATGACGTTGGATTCTACATGGGAACGGGATTG CTACGTGACGACTTTGCCGAGACGCCACCTCTTCCACCGAACATGATCTCGTGGGTAATCAGCAGCTTCAAGCGTCAACTGCTGGACCCATCGCCCATCTACCAAACGGTCAACATCACCAAAGACACTCACAAACCGCTACTGGAACCGACGAAGCCGCCACCAAAACTGACAAAGGCGGAAAAGAAGCCATTCCGCAACCTAACTGCCGTCCTACTGTCGAAGAACCTCTTCAAACTGACGAACAATCAACCACCTAGCACCGCAAAGCCGTCTGCCGCGAACGAATCCAGTAGCGACGGAACCGTTGCCGCTCATGCAATTCAGGGAAATCATACCAACGGCAACGGTACCGAAACCAATCATACCATAGCCAGTGACGCATTAGAAATCAAAACGGCACCGGCTTACTCATTCTACGCTCCGCAGCCTTACGTTGACAAAGGCAGCTTCGTACTGCACACATCCAGGGACATCCTGGAATATCTGCAGCAATGGTTGGGAGTAGCGTATCCACTGTCAAAGCTAGACTTCATCGTGCTACCGACTCTCAACGATGACCTGACAAGCTCTCTGGGGTTGATTGTACTCCGGATGTCATTTCTGAACTCACCCGAAGAGGTATCCACCAAAGACTACCACATGTCTGTGGTGAAGATATCGGAAGGAATCATAAAGCAATATTTTGGAGGACTTATTTCTCCGAAAACTTGGAAACATGTCTGGCTATGGGAGGGCATCATCAAGTATCTAAGCAGGTTCATCCTGACACCAATCCGACCACTTTGGCCAATGAACGAGTTGTTCTTGATCGAGACCACTACGCGAGCTCTCGATATTGACGCCCTGCAAGGTTGGGAGAGTATCAGCCACGGAACATCCGACACCGGAGATAACGAAGACTTCTACATAGACAAATCGGCAACGATGCTGTCCATGTTACAATCGGCCATCGGAGAAGCGAACTTCCGGCAGTGTTTGGGCAAGTTCATCAAGGCATTCAAGTTCATGACGGCGGAACCCACGGACCTGTGGTCGATTTGTGCACGGCAGGTCAACAGTAGCAAAAACGTCAAGGAGATGATGAACTACTGGACTAACTTGGCGGGATTCCCGTTGGTGAACGTTAGCCGAGAGGGCGACGAACTTCACATCACTCAAGTTCCGTTTGCACCCGCCGAATTTTTGGCCATCCACGACGATCCGAACGCCGAAGAAAACGATTCACTGTCCACTACGACAACGACTACGACGACGGTAGCTCCGCCCACTGCCAAGGACAGCAAGAGACGTACGCGGTGGACCTTCCCCATAAGCTACGTGACCAGCAACAGCGAACAACTGCCAAAAACGATTTGGTTCAATTCAACTGAAA CCAAAATTTCACTCGATCACTCGCCGAAATGGATAAAGCTGAATCACGATCAAACGGGTTATTACCGGGTGCTCTACGATGAGGACAATTGGATCAAGTTGGTCGCACAGCTCCAAATCAATCATCACATCTTCAACACGCAG GATCGCGTCGGAATAGTCTCGGACATCTTCACCCTGTGCCACGCGAACCTTCTCCGGTGCGATTACGCGATGGATTTGATATCGTACTTCCCGAAGGAGCAGGACTGGGGCCCGGTCCTAGTCGGGCTTAAGCACCTAGAGAAATGGCGCAAGATTCTCAAGTACTCCGAGTGCTATCTGGTCCTGGCAGAGTACATCCGGCAGAATCTCGCCAAATCGATCCAGGAACTGACCTGGAACGACACCGGCAAAGAAGAGCTGAAGCTTCTGCGGCCGACGGTGCTGCTGAGCGCTGTACTCTGGGAGGAACCGGACGCGATCCGGAACGCCAAAGAGTTGATGAACGATCAAGCCAATATCCCGCCGAATTTGCGATCGGTGGCCTATGTAGGGTCGGTTCTTTCCGGGGAGATCCGCTACTGGCAGGACTGCTGGGCGCTGTACAATGCGCTTCGTCGAGAGAAGGACGTCGGTTCGGAAGAGCGAATGGAACTTCTGCGAGCGCTGGGCGTCACGAAGGATGCCTGGCTGCAGAACCGCCTGCTGTCGCACGTGATAACGCTCCCTGTGACGGAGATTGTCCAGGTGCTGCAGGCGATCGCCGGTACTCCCACCGGAGGAGCGATGGCCTGTCGGTTCCTGCAGGCCAAGTGGCTCGATTTCCAGTCGAAACTGGGCAAGGGCAGCGTCAACTTTGCCCGGGTGATATCGGCCATCACGCAGTACGGTTCGACCAAGTTCGACTATGATGAG CTGAAATCCCTGGTGGAACGCTTCGGTGACGGACCGGGCATGAAGATCCTCAAcatgaccctcagcatggtggCGGCCAACGTCGAGTGGGTCAGCCGTTCGCAGTCGTCCATCTACAGCTGGATCGAAACCAAATACTCGGAGAAGTAA